A genomic region of Xanthocytophaga agilis contains the following coding sequences:
- a CDS encoding S41 family peptidase — protein MHRLYQFLLGIAMLMPVVVKADQNPLWMRYPAISPDGQFIVFSYQGDLYRVAAAGGQAIPLTLSEGHDFMPVWSRDGKQIAFASDRYGNYDVFVMPSTGGAATRLTYHSANDLPSDFTPDGKHIIFSSSRTDAASNVQFPYGILTELYKVSVAGGRAQMLLTTPAEQARYNRAGNRLVYHDNKGYEDPWRKHHTSSISRDVWVYDVPTGKHTQLTTFNGEDRNPVLSPDEKDIYFLCESSGSFNVHKMSVDKPGQATQVTKFSKHPVRFLTMAESGTLCYGYDGEIYTQTTGSEPKKVVIQILNDTRNVLEKVVPINSGATEMALSPNGKEIAFVFRGEVYVTSVEGGVTKRVTNTSEQERSVSFSPDGRTLLYAGERNNNWNIYKSSIIRKEEPYFYSSTVLKEEPVAATTAEEFQPSFSPDGKEVAYLEERVTLKVINLESKATRVILSADKNYSYSDGDQYYTWSPDGKFFLATYSPSNMFSAEVALIPADGKGKLVNLTESGYSDESPKWMMNGKMMIWFSDRDGMKNHGSWGGESDVYGMFFTKESWDRYKLSKEDFTLLKEKEEKEQKEAAKASEAEKKDDKKKAGESAKKEDKTVKIEFEGLDGRKSRLTIHSSNLTDAAVSPNGDRLFYMCRFEKGYDLWVTDLRSRETKILAKLEGGPGSIDMTKDGKSIFVSSDGKIMKIDAESGKREAVTINGEMNLNTAAERAYIFDHAWRQVLKKFYVTNLHGVDWDFYHTAYAKFLPHINNNRDFAEMLSEMLGELNASHTGCRYAHPQVNLDATASLGLFYDQEYDGKGLRVVEVMGNGPLANAQSKVETGTIIEKIDGEEITTEMDYNKLLNRKANKNVLLSCYNEKTKVRWEETVKPITLPQESELRYQRWVTTRRKEVDKMSNGSVGYVHIRGMNDASYRTVVEEVLGKCADKESLIVDTRFNGGGWLHDDLATFLSGKKYLDIVPRGVHMGHEPFRKWIKPSVVLVGEGNYSDAHMFPFAFRENNIGKIIGMPVPGTGTAVWWETQIDPTLVFGIPQVGMVALDGKYLENNQLEPDVKVMNQPEVVSKGRDQQLEKAVDELKKSAPAKVQSKVIGGN, from the coding sequence ATGCACCGCCTTTATCAATTTCTGCTCGGCATTGCCATGCTAATGCCTGTGGTCGTGAAAGCCGACCAGAACCCACTATGGATGCGCTACCCGGCTATTTCACCGGATGGCCAGTTTATTGTATTCAGTTATCAGGGCGACCTATATAGAGTCGCTGCTGCTGGTGGTCAGGCTATTCCGCTGACATTAAGTGAAGGACACGATTTTATGCCTGTATGGTCACGCGATGGCAAACAAATTGCTTTTGCTTCGGATCGTTACGGTAACTATGACGTTTTTGTGATGCCATCTACCGGAGGTGCAGCTACTCGTCTTACGTATCATTCGGCCAATGACCTTCCCAGTGATTTTACCCCAGATGGAAAGCACATTATCTTTTCGTCATCACGTACAGATGCAGCCAGCAACGTACAGTTTCCTTATGGTATCCTGACAGAACTGTATAAAGTGTCTGTTGCCGGAGGCCGTGCGCAAATGTTGTTGACTACACCCGCCGAACAAGCTCGCTACAATAGGGCAGGTAACCGATTGGTATACCATGATAACAAAGGATATGAAGACCCTTGGCGCAAGCATCACACTTCCTCTATCTCACGTGATGTATGGGTATATGATGTGCCAACAGGCAAACATACACAGCTTACCACCTTTAATGGAGAAGACCGAAATCCGGTATTATCACCTGATGAGAAAGATATCTACTTCCTTTGTGAAAGCAGTGGATCATTTAACGTACACAAAATGTCGGTAGATAAACCTGGACAGGCTACTCAGGTAACCAAGTTCAGTAAACATCCGGTTCGTTTTCTGACTATGGCTGAGAGTGGTACTTTGTGTTATGGTTATGATGGAGAAATTTATACACAGACAACAGGTAGTGAACCCAAAAAAGTAGTTATTCAGATCCTGAATGATACCCGCAATGTGTTGGAAAAGGTAGTGCCGATCAACAGTGGCGCTACTGAAATGGCGCTTTCTCCTAATGGGAAAGAGATTGCGTTTGTATTTCGTGGAGAAGTATATGTTACTTCTGTAGAAGGAGGAGTAACCAAACGTGTGACCAACACCTCAGAACAGGAGCGTTCTGTTAGTTTTAGCCCTGATGGTCGTACGTTATTGTATGCCGGTGAGCGAAATAACAACTGGAATATATACAAAAGCTCTATTATACGTAAAGAAGAGCCTTATTTCTATTCTTCTACAGTACTGAAAGAAGAGCCCGTAGCCGCTACAACCGCGGAAGAGTTTCAACCTTCTTTTTCTCCGGATGGTAAAGAGGTAGCTTATCTGGAAGAACGGGTTACCCTAAAAGTGATTAATCTGGAATCCAAAGCGACCCGTGTTATTTTGTCTGCTGATAAAAACTATTCCTATTCAGATGGAGATCAATATTATACATGGTCACCGGATGGCAAATTTTTCCTGGCAACCTACTCTCCAAGCAACATGTTCAGTGCGGAAGTCGCTTTGATTCCGGCTGATGGTAAAGGTAAACTAGTGAACCTGACAGAAAGTGGATATAGCGACGAATCACCCAAATGGATGATGAATGGCAAAATGATGATCTGGTTTTCTGATCGTGATGGTATGAAAAATCACGGTAGCTGGGGTGGTGAGAGTGATGTATATGGTATGTTCTTTACCAAAGAATCATGGGATCGCTACAAGTTGAGCAAAGAAGACTTTACATTGTTGAAAGAGAAAGAAGAAAAAGAACAGAAAGAAGCTGCCAAGGCTAGTGAAGCAGAGAAAAAAGACGATAAGAAGAAAGCTGGTGAATCGGCTAAGAAAGAAGATAAAACAGTAAAGATTGAATTTGAAGGACTGGATGGTCGTAAGTCTCGTTTGACAATTCACTCTTCCAATTTGACAGATGCTGCCGTATCACCTAATGGAGACAGATTATTTTATATGTGTCGTTTTGAGAAAGGCTATGATTTGTGGGTGACAGACCTGCGTTCCAGAGAAACCAAAATTCTGGCGAAGCTGGAAGGCGGACCTGGCAGTATTGATATGACTAAAGATGGTAAATCTATTTTTGTGAGCTCTGATGGCAAAATCATGAAGATCGATGCAGAATCAGGCAAAAGAGAAGCTGTTACCATCAATGGTGAAATGAACCTGAATACAGCTGCAGAGAGAGCTTATATCTTTGATCATGCATGGCGTCAGGTATTGAAAAAATTCTATGTTACAAATCTTCATGGCGTAGACTGGGATTTCTATCATACTGCCTATGCTAAGTTCCTGCCTCATATCAACAACAACCGTGACTTTGCAGAGATGCTGAGTGAAATGCTGGGCGAATTGAATGCATCCCATACAGGTTGTCGGTATGCACATCCTCAGGTAAACCTGGATGCAACCGCTTCGCTAGGATTGTTTTATGATCAGGAATACGACGGCAAAGGGCTGCGTGTAGTAGAAGTGATGGGCAATGGGCCACTGGCTAATGCTCAGTCCAAGGTAGAGACAGGTACCATCATAGAGAAAATAGATGGCGAAGAAATCACTACTGAAATGGATTATAATAAGCTGTTGAACCGGAAAGCGAATAAGAACGTACTGTTGTCCTGCTACAACGAAAAAACAAAGGTGCGCTGGGAAGAAACTGTTAAGCCAATTACTTTGCCTCAGGAAAGTGAACTTCGCTATCAGCGTTGGGTGACTACTCGTCGCAAAGAAGTAGATAAAATGTCAAATGGTAGTGTGGGATATGTACACATACGTGGCATGAATGATGCGAGCTACCGCACCGTTGTAGAAGAAGTGTTAGGAAAATGTGCAGACAAAGAATCGCTGATTGTCGATACCCGTTTCAACGGTGGCGGGTGGCTGCACGATGATCTGGCTACATTCCTAAGTGGTAAAAAATACCTGGATATTGTTCCTCGTGGTGTTCATATGGGACACGAACCCTTTCGTAAATGGATTAAGCCTTCTGTCGTATTAGTAGGTGAAGGTAACTATTCTGATGCTCATATGTTTCCGTTTGCTTTCCGTGAAAACAACATTGGTAAAATCATAGGTATGCCTGTACCAGGTACGGGCACTGCGGTATGGTGGGAGACTCAGATTGATCCAACGTTGGTGTTTGGTATTCCTCAGGTAGGTATGGTTGCACTGGATGGCAAGTATCTTGAGAACAATCAGCTTGAGCCAGATGTAAAGGTGATGAACCAGCCTGAAGTTGTTTCCAAAGGTCGTGATCAGCAGCTGGAAAAAGCGGTGGATGAACTGAAGAAGTCTGCACCAGCCAAAGTTCAGTCTAAAGTGATTGGTGGTAATTAG
- a CDS encoding helix-turn-helix transcriptional regulator → MKPTYIDIESIAAVHRFYNCGTPQHPLITIIDLAETAPDRPKEEVYYRTAFYTVMCKRFEGTMKYGRSYYDFEEGSLMFTAPNQVIASSPDIRVLEGWGLFFHPDLLAGTELGRKIHEYSFFQYDTNEALHISAEEKTILLDCLNKIKREYSQNMDKHTKSLIIDNLQVMLTYCNRFYDRQFFTREYVNHDIVQKFERMLIDYFAQETLVEAGLPDVKYFASQLNLSPNYLSDLLNRFTGKTTQEHIHLQLVDRAKTLLWGTEKTISEIAYNLGFEHPSHFTKLFKSKIGISPKEYRQLN, encoded by the coding sequence ATGAAACCGACATATATAGACATAGAATCCATCGCCGCAGTTCATAGGTTTTACAATTGTGGTACGCCCCAACATCCACTGATAACCATTATTGATCTGGCAGAAACAGCACCTGATAGACCCAAAGAAGAAGTATATTACAGAACAGCCTTTTATACGGTGATGTGCAAGCGGTTTGAAGGAACAATGAAGTATGGTAGATCCTATTACGACTTTGAAGAAGGGTCTCTGATGTTTACTGCTCCTAACCAGGTAATTGCTTCCAGTCCGGATATCCGGGTTTTGGAGGGATGGGGTTTGTTTTTTCACCCGGATTTATTGGCTGGAACCGAACTTGGAAGAAAGATTCATGAATACTCATTTTTTCAGTATGATACAAATGAAGCATTGCATATCTCTGCTGAGGAAAAAACTATATTGCTCGATTGCCTGAATAAAATAAAAAGAGAGTACTCCCAGAATATGGATAAGCATACCAAAAGTCTGATTATTGACAACTTACAAGTGATGCTTACCTATTGTAATCGATTTTATGACAGACAGTTTTTTACGAGAGAGTATGTAAACCATGATATAGTGCAGAAGTTTGAGCGAATGCTAATTGACTACTTCGCTCAGGAAACACTTGTAGAGGCTGGCTTACCCGATGTGAAATACTTTGCCTCACAACTGAATTTATCTCCCAACTACCTGTCAGATCTGTTAAATCGTTTTACAGGTAAAACCACACAAGAACATATTCATTTGCAATTGGTAGACAGAGCAAAAACGCTGCTTTGGGGAACTGAAAAGACCATCAGTGAAATAGCCTATAATCTGGGCTTTGAACATCCTTCCCATTTTACAAAGCTTTTTAAATCCAAAATCGGGATTTCACCCAAGGAGTACAGGCAGTTGAATTAA
- a CDS encoding SDR family oxidoreductase — MKKTVLITGTSSGFGRETAKLFQQNGWNVIASMRSPEKEQELRNLDNVLVTQLDVQDSQSIEDAIKAGVDKFGTIDVLVNNAGYGLMGVFESATREQIQKQFDVNVFGMMEVTQAVLPYLRKNGKGAIINISSFGGIIGFPFTSLYASSKFAVEGFSEALSHELVKLNIAVKIIEPGGVHTNFRNGLDLIKNEIAEYNPIMGSFFSRYAKPTEHLAKATPEDVALTIYKAAIDESTQLRYVVGEDAQLYIDTKWKNSEEKFIQSVRDFFLN; from the coding sequence ATGAAAAAGACAGTATTAATCACAGGCACCTCATCAGGCTTTGGCCGGGAAACTGCTAAATTGTTTCAGCAAAACGGATGGAATGTTATTGCCTCTATGCGCTCACCTGAAAAGGAGCAGGAGTTGCGCAATTTAGATAACGTATTAGTTACTCAACTGGATGTGCAGGACTCTCAGTCTATTGAAGACGCCATAAAAGCAGGTGTAGACAAATTTGGAACAATCGATGTGTTGGTAAACAATGCTGGCTATGGCTTGATGGGTGTTTTTGAATCTGCCACCAGAGAGCAAATCCAGAAACAATTTGATGTCAATGTATTTGGGATGATGGAAGTGACACAGGCTGTGCTACCTTATTTACGCAAAAACGGCAAAGGAGCCATCATAAATATTTCCAGCTTTGGAGGGATAATTGGGTTTCCGTTTACAAGTTTGTATGCCAGTTCGAAATTTGCTGTAGAAGGTTTTTCAGAAGCTTTATCCCATGAACTGGTAAAACTGAATATAGCAGTTAAAATCATTGAGCCCGGTGGTGTGCATACAAACTTCCGTAATGGACTGGATCTAATTAAAAATGAAATAGCTGAGTACAACCCAATCATGGGATCATTCTTCAGTCGATACGCAAAGCCTACCGAGCACCTGGCTAAAGCAACGCCAGAAGATGTAGCCCTCACCATTTACAAAGCGGCAATAGATGAAAGCACTCAGCTTCGCTATGTAGTTGGAGAAGATGCTCAGTTATACATTGATACAAAATGGAAAAATTCCGAAGAGAAGTTTATCCAGTCAGTGCGAGATTTCTTTCTTAACTGA
- a CDS encoding glyoxalase encodes MEHKAISIRPFIGAENFQLSRSFYRDLGFQEGVISHDFSYFYTEGIGFYLQGHYVKDWVDNTMLFLEVDNVERYWNELLALDLTSKYKTVKLTPIRNQDWGRECFVHDPSGILWHFGEFFKQK; translated from the coding sequence ATGGAACACAAAGCTATTTCCATCCGGCCCTTCATCGGAGCCGAAAACTTCCAGTTATCACGCAGTTTTTATCGGGATCTGGGATTCCAGGAAGGCGTTATTTCTCATGATTTTTCCTATTTCTATACAGAAGGAATAGGCTTCTATCTGCAAGGACATTATGTCAAAGACTGGGTAGATAATACTATGCTTTTTCTGGAGGTAGACAATGTGGAGAGATACTGGAATGAACTGCTGGCTCTGGATCTTACTAGTAAATACAAAACGGTAAAACTCACACCGATCCGAAATCAGGATTGGGGACGGGAGTGTTTTGTGCATGATCCTTCTGGCATACTCTGGCACTTTGGGGAATTCTTCAAACAAAAATGA
- a CDS encoding nuclear transport factor 2 family protein: MTTAKIERLVERHLELWNQKDQTSRNVLMQEVYATDIEMVDRHFIAVGHAHINEFIQNLQQKNPNFRFSHRYPIDTHHNIARLYWQFGSKEKPDVVTGMDLFVIEKDKVQKLYVFVDEPNK, from the coding sequence ATGACAACTGCTAAAATAGAAAGATTGGTAGAGCGTCATCTTGAACTCTGGAACCAAAAAGACCAGACTTCACGTAACGTGTTGATGCAGGAAGTGTATGCGACTGATATTGAAATGGTAGATCGTCACTTTATTGCTGTCGGCCATGCCCATATCAATGAGTTTATACAGAATCTCCAGCAGAAAAATCCCAACTTCCGGTTTTCTCATAGGTACCCTATTGATACACATCATAACATTGCCCGTTTGTACTGGCAGTTTGGATCAAAAGAGAAGCCAGACGTAGTGACAGGTATGGATTTGTTTGTGATTGAAAAGGATAAGGTGCAAAAGCTGTATGTGTTTGTTGATGAGCCGAATAAATAA
- a CDS encoding SDR family oxidoreductase → MSKIIFITGTSTGFGKLTAITLANAGHSVIAGMRNVETKNATVAQELAALPNIEVVEIDITSDSSVQQAFEKILAKYGKIDVLVNNAAVSGFGLLEGYSLDQIRQMFEVNMYGVIRTYQAVLPSMRKEKNGLIINITSGASGHTLPFMVPYLASKFVVESITEGAQDELAAYGIENVSIQPGVYPTEMTNGAKAGFNADKESIVAEYGEEATEKFNALGQALFGKMAQFNMNPQTIADGILELVNMKKGSRPLRFPLDAIAQGTDKEFIQSRADIKAKWLAAYNG, encoded by the coding sequence ATGTCAAAAATAATTTTTATTACAGGCACCAGCACCGGATTTGGTAAACTTACTGCTATCACATTAGCCAATGCAGGTCATTCAGTTATAGCAGGTATGCGTAACGTAGAAACTAAGAATGCAACTGTTGCACAAGAACTGGCTGCATTACCCAATATTGAAGTTGTAGAAATTGATATCACTAGTGACAGTTCTGTACAACAAGCCTTTGAAAAAATTCTGGCTAAATATGGCAAAATAGATGTCCTGGTAAACAATGCAGCTGTAAGTGGTTTTGGTTTGCTGGAAGGCTATTCACTGGACCAGATCCGTCAGATGTTTGAAGTAAATATGTATGGAGTGATACGTACCTATCAGGCCGTGTTGCCTTCTATGCGTAAAGAAAAGAATGGTTTAATTATCAATATCACTTCCGGAGCCAGTGGACATACACTACCATTTATGGTTCCTTACTTAGCTTCCAAGTTTGTTGTAGAAAGCATCACAGAAGGAGCACAGGACGAACTGGCAGCCTATGGAATTGAAAATGTAAGTATTCAGCCGGGTGTCTATCCTACAGAAATGACCAATGGTGCAAAAGCAGGTTTTAATGCTGACAAAGAATCTATAGTAGCTGAATACGGAGAAGAGGCCACAGAGAAGTTTAATGCATTGGGACAGGCCTTATTTGGTAAGATGGCACAGTTCAATATGAATCCGCAAACTATTGCTGATGGTATTCTGGAACTGGTAAATATGAAAAAAGGCTCTCGTCCGCTACGTTTTCCGCTGGATGCAATTGCTCAGGGTACTGATAAGGAGTTTATCCAGTCCCGTGCGGATATCAAGGCTAAATGGCTAGCTGCTTATAATGGCTAA
- a CDS encoding Crp/Fnr family transcriptional regulator, translating to MYDIFHKYLEEKITLTSEESERIRSFAILKKLRKRQYLLQEGDVWQYHAFITKGCVRTYSVDDKGNEHVIGFASENWWTGDRESLLSGNPSRFNIDALEDSEIILFTNANFELLCSEIPAFNNLINTILQRSFVVAQNRIEAALSYTAEEKYLNFVNKYPGFATRIPQSMIASYLGMTPETLSRIRSQITRK from the coding sequence ATGTACGATATTTTTCATAAATACCTTGAGGAGAAAATAACCCTGACTTCAGAAGAATCTGAACGCATTCGATCATTTGCTATTCTAAAAAAGTTACGTAAAAGACAGTATCTGTTACAGGAAGGCGATGTTTGGCAATATCATGCATTTATTACCAAAGGCTGTGTACGGACTTATTCTGTAGATGACAAGGGAAACGAACATGTAATCGGTTTTGCTAGTGAGAACTGGTGGACAGGCGATAGGGAGAGTTTGCTTTCCGGAAATCCTTCACGATTTAACATTGATGCTCTAGAAGATAGTGAAATCATTTTGTTTACCAATGCTAATTTTGAGTTGCTTTGTTCAGAAATTCCAGCCTTTAATAATCTGATTAATACTATCCTGCAACGAAGCTTTGTTGTTGCTCAGAATCGTATTGAAGCAGCTTTGAGTTATACAGCCGAAGAAAAGTATCTAAACTTTGTAAACAAATACCCTGGATTTGCTACGCGGATACCTCAGAGTATGATTGCATCCTATCTGGGTATGACACCCGAAACATTAAGTCGGATACGAAGTCAGATTACCAGGAAATAG
- a CDS encoding helix-turn-helix transcriptional regulator — translation MKSIQPYSFRTITEYHQFMDLPKPEHPLVSVVDFNHIKRLPDNKPNKFVQQFYSIALKRNFNGKIKYGQQEYDFDEGVMIFISPDQVYSIEADKESQHTGWLLLMHPDFLWNTPLAKAIKQYEYFSYSVSEALHLSEKEEIVVTNIMQNIEQEYHANIDTFSQKVMIAHLELLLTYAERFYHRQFITRKVTNHKILNRLEEILAEYFNNETLAEKGLPTVQYIADELHMSPNYLSSVLKVLTGQTAQQHIHNKLIDKAKERLSTTDLSVSEIAYELGFEHSQSFSKLFKNKTNLSPLEFRQSFQ, via the coding sequence ATGAAAAGTATACAACCCTATTCCTTCCGGACCATAACAGAGTATCATCAGTTTATGGATTTACCCAAACCCGAACATCCATTAGTGAGTGTGGTTGATTTTAACCATATCAAACGATTGCCAGACAACAAACCTAACAAATTTGTTCAGCAGTTTTATTCCATTGCACTCAAACGGAATTTCAATGGTAAGATCAAATATGGTCAGCAGGAATATGATTTTGATGAAGGTGTAATGATTTTTATTTCACCTGATCAGGTTTATTCAATCGAAGCAGATAAAGAGTCGCAACATACAGGATGGTTGTTGCTTATGCATCCTGACTTTTTATGGAATACACCTTTAGCCAAGGCCATCAAACAATATGAGTATTTCAGCTATTCGGTCAGTGAAGCCTTGCACTTGTCAGAGAAGGAGGAAATTGTTGTTACCAATATCATGCAAAACATTGAGCAGGAATATCATGCCAACATCGATACCTTCAGTCAGAAAGTGATGATTGCTCATCTGGAATTACTGCTGACCTATGCGGAACGGTTTTATCATCGACAGTTTATTACCCGAAAAGTAACTAATCACAAAATTCTGAATCGGCTGGAAGAGATTCTGGCTGAGTATTTCAACAATGAGACATTAGCCGAAAAAGGATTGCCTACAGTACAATACATTGCGGACGAATTACATATGTCACCCAATTACCTGAGTTCAGTTTTAAAAGTACTAACCGGACAAACTGCTCAGCAACATATACACAATAAATTGATAGATAAAGCCAAGGAAAGATTATCAACTACAGATTTATCTGTAAGCGAGATAGCCTATGAACTGGGGTTTGAACATTCACAGTCTTTTAGTAAGTTATTCAAGAACAAAACTAATCTCTCTCCACTGGAATTCAGGCAGTCTTTTCAATAG
- a CDS encoding NAD(P)H-binding protein translates to MKVVITGSLGNISKPLVKELVQKGHTVTVISSNSDKQKDIEALGATAAIGVLEDVDFLVSIFTGADAVYAMIPPNFVTTDSRAYYQQIGRNYMQAIRQTGVKRVVHLSSWGAHLDKGTGFILGSHDAECLLNELKDVAVTHLRAGFIYYNLYNFADMIKRTGFIRSNYGDDDKIVMVAPEDIASAAAEELVTVGTGVNVRYVASGEYTAREAASILGAAIGKPDLKWITVSNEQMQAGMEQHGVPAHIITNSIELGASIHNGTLKEDYELHKPLTIGKVKLEDFAKDFAVAFAKN, encoded by the coding sequence ATGAAAGTTGTCATCACAGGTTCGTTAGGAAATATTAGTAAACCACTGGTAAAAGAACTGGTACAAAAAGGACATACAGTTACCGTCATTAGCAGCAATTCAGACAAGCAGAAAGACATCGAAGCACTGGGTGCTACTGCAGCTATTGGAGTATTGGAAGATGTAGATTTTCTGGTGTCGATTTTTACAGGGGCAGATGCTGTATACGCTATGATACCACCCAACTTTGTTACAACAGATTCGCGTGCATATTATCAGCAGATTGGCAGAAATTATATGCAGGCTATCCGGCAGACAGGCGTAAAACGTGTAGTGCATCTGAGTAGTTGGGGAGCTCATCTGGATAAAGGCACCGGATTTATTTTGGGTTCACACGATGCAGAGTGTTTGTTGAATGAATTGAAAGATGTGGCTGTTACACACCTGCGGGCTGGGTTTATATACTATAATCTGTATAACTTCGCAGATATGATCAAGAGAACTGGTTTTATTCGTTCAAACTATGGGGATGATGATAAGATCGTCATGGTTGCCCCTGAAGATATAGCCAGTGCTGCTGCTGAAGAACTGGTAACTGTTGGTACTGGTGTAAATGTACGTTATGTGGCAAGTGGAGAATATACAGCCCGTGAAGCCGCTTCGATTCTGGGTGCCGCTATTGGTAAACCGGATTTAAAGTGGATCACTGTCAGCAACGAACAGATGCAGGCTGGTATGGAGCAACATGGAGTTCCTGCTCATATTATCACAAATTCTATTGAGTTGGGAGCCAGTATTCACAATGGTACCCTGAAAGAAGATTATGAGCTACATAAACCGTTGACTATCGGAAAAGTGAAGCTGGAAGATTTTGCGAAAGATTTTGCTGTGGCTTTTGCAAAAAACTAA